From Melitaea cinxia chromosome 16, ilMelCinx1.1, whole genome shotgun sequence, a single genomic window includes:
- the LOC123661168 gene encoding UDP-glycosyltransferase UGT5-like: MNKYIFTFYIAVQIYAAQSYKILGIFPSLDRNNYVTYRDLFRELANRNHDVTLISHFQLPDAPATYREILLSDKQVYKGLSFESVIVNEISRVPFETLVSTKAGNDDCKTLVNNNQVLHMIRTRPRFDVIITESYNSDCGLALAANLTAPYIAFNPQPLHPWHYSRLGINFNPAHVPQSLLPYGKKPWFFERVKSYVLYHITNWVYYIGSQVTDHVYLYKYLGDDVPTLENIASNASLVFVNTYKSVFGGVVRPDNIVDIGGIHIRPPKVIPTEIERFINEAEHGVIYVNLGSSVKDSTLPIEKLNELVSTFRKLPLRVLFKWDGANLENLPRNVMTMRWFPQYDILRHENVKAFISHAGILSTIEALDTGKPVIAIPLFGDQFGNAAALVDAGVAIVVNYENIRKDLLLDAINDVLDPRWQQQAKHVSRIWHDRPMTPLESAIYWIEYVARYNGAPNLVVTSAGVPWYQQLQLDVLAFLGLVIYVLLYVLYKILSLCCCCCCPNEPSVETVTEEQRRKRVKFE; encoded by the exons atgaataaatacatattcaCATTTTACATCGCCGTTCAAATATACGCGGCGCAAAGCTACAAAATACTTGGCATATTCCCTTCACTGGACCGCAACAATTATGTCACATACCGGGATTTATTCAGAGAGCTGGCGAATCGAAACCACGATGTGACTCTCATTAGCCACTTTCAATTGCCAGATGCGCCGGCTACTTATCGAGAGATATTACTCAGTGACAAACAAGTTTACAAAGGACTGTCGTTCGAATCAGTTATAGTGAATGAGATTTCACGTGTGCCGTTTGAAACGTTAGTGTCTACTAAAGCTGGCAACGATGACTGCAAGACGCTTGTGAATAATAATCAGGTGTTGCACATGATAAGAACTCGGCCTCGCTTTGACGTCATAATCACGGAATCTTATAATAGTGATTGTGGACTAGCGTTGGCCGCAAACTTAACTGCGCCATACATCGCTTTCAACCCTCAACCGCTTCATCCGTGGCACTACAGTAGGTTAGGGATTAATTTTAACCCTGCACACGTTCCGCAGTCGTTGCTGCCATACGGGAAGAAACCTTGGTTCTTTGAACGAGTAAAAAGCTATGTGTTGTATCATATTACTAATTGGGTGTATTACATAGGATCCCAAGTGACGGATCACGTGTACCTGTATAAATATTTAGGGGACGATGTGCCGACGTTGGAAAACATCGCATCGAACGCCAGCTTGGTGTTTGTAAACACGTACAAATCAGTTTTTGGAGGCGTTGTACGTCCAGATAATATTGTTGACATTGGCGGAATACACATTAGGCCACCGAAAGTTATACCAACG GAAATCGAGAGATTCATTAACGAAGCGGAACACGGAGTTATTTACGTAAACTTGGGTTCGTCCGTCAAGGACTCGACGCTTcctatagaaaaattaaatgaacTAGTATCAACATTCAGAAAATTGCCACTTCGAGTACTTTTCAAATGGGATGGAGCGAACCTAGAGAACCTGCCAAGAAACGTTATGACTATGAGATGGTTCCCACAATATGATATCTTAA GACACGAGAATGTGAAAGCATTTATTTCTCACGCGGGAATACTCAGCACAATAGAAGCCTTGGACACCGGCAAACCGGTCATAGCTATTCCTTTATTCGGTGACCAGTTCGGTAACGCTGCCGCCCTGGTAGATGCTGGAGTCGCCATTGtagtaaattatgaaaatatacgAAAAGATTTACTACTAGACGCCATCAACGATGTTTTAGATCCAAG GTGGCAACAACAAGCAAAGCATGTGTCTCGAATATGGCACGACCGCCCAATGACACCGTTAGAAAGCGCCATCTATTGGATAGAATACGTAGCACGATACAACGGAGCTCCTAACTTAGTAGTGACATCTGCTGGTGTACCTTGGTACCAACAGCTACAATTAGATGTTTTGGCTTTCCTTGGCCTcgttatatatgttttattgtaCGTTCTGTATAAAATTCTTAGTTTGTGCTGCTGTTGCTGCTGTCCAAATGAACCTTCAGTAGAAACAGTAACAGAAGAGCAAAGAAGGAAACGAGTAAAGTTTGAGTAA